The Labilibaculum sp. sequence TCATTTCTTCTCTGTTGATTTTATTAAAAAATACATCGATTTAATGGCGATGTACAAAATGAATACATTTCATTGGCATTTAACCGAGGATCAGGGGTGGAGAATTGAGATCAAGAAATATCCTAAATTGACAGAAGTAGGAGCTTGGCGTACCGAAAAAGACGGAAGTCGATATGGCGGGTTTTACACTCAGGAACAAATAAAAGAGATTGTTGCATATGCCTCAGATCGATTCATTACGGTAATACCTGAAATTGAACTGCCCGGACATTCTGTTGCAGCATTGGCTGCTTATCCCGAATTGGCTTGTAACAAAGGTCCTTTTGAAGTTGAGAATGAATGGGGTGTTTTCGATGATGTTTATTGTGCAGGAAAGGAAAGTACTTTCGAATTTTTGCAAAATGTAATGCTTGAGGTTATTGAATTATTTCCATCTAAATATATTCACATTGGAGGCGATGAGTGTCCAAAGGCAAGTTGGGAGAAATGTCCTTTGTGTCAAAAGAGAATGAAAGAAGAGGGACTGAAAGACGAACATGAACTACAGTCTTATTTTATCCAGCGAATGGAGAAATTTCTTTTGACAAAAGACCGCAAAATAATTGGTTGGGATGAAATTTTAGAAGGCGGGTTGGCACCAGAGGCAACCGTAATGTCATGGCGGGGAATTAAAGGAGGAATAGAAGCGGCAAAACAACATCACGATGTAATTATGACTCCGGGAACTCATTGCTATTTTGACCATTACCAAGATGTGAATTATATTGAACCAACTGCTATTGGAGGCTTTACTTCTCTGCAAAAAGTGTATGAATTTGAACCAACACCTTCTGAATTAAATGAAGATGAGGCAAAATATATTTTAGGAGCACAAGCAAATGTTTGGACTGAATACATGCAGACTTCTGATCAGGTAGAGTATATGCTTGCTCCAAGGATTTGTGCTTTGGCAGAAGTTGTATGGTCGGCTAAAGGTCAACGAAATTGGAATGATTTTCAGGACAGAATGAATCATCAGTACAAATTATTGCATAAATATGAGATAAATACATTCATTCAGGCACCGCATGGAGGAGTTAATAAGAATTTCTTTTTTAATAAGATGGAAATGCCTTTAGAGGTAAAATTGCAGGATGCTGAAATAAGATACACACTTGATGGTACAGATCCTGATATTTATTCTACAATTTATAAGGAGGCAATAGAATTACAGACAACAACATTGGTTAAAGCTCAGAGTTTTCATGAATCGGGTGCTAAAAGTAGAATAAGGAATATCGGGTGTATTAAAATTGAGCCTTTGGTATCCGATACCATTTCAGAATTAAATGAAGGTTTGAAATACAAAATCTTAAAGGGAAAATTTTCTTCGATTCATAATGTGATTGAGGAAGAGGTGATTAATTGTGGAATTGTTGAGGAACTTAAATTTCCGGAAAATATTGAGGAGGAATTTTATGCCGTTGAAATAACCGGATATCTTACAATTGATGAAAATGCTACCTATACTTTTTATAACTATTCAGTAGATCCGGCTCTTTTTAGTATTGGTAAGCATGTTGTGATAGAATCGGATGGATTAAATTCAAGATTTGAACGAAGAGGACGCATTTACTTGAAACAAGGAGTGTATCCAATCCGGATGTTGTTGGTGAAAAACACACCTTATGCCAATCAAAAATTAACATGGAGTTCAAAATTATTTGATCAAATGTCAATACCCTCAACTCATTTATGCCATTAGGTGTAAACAATCACCTATTTTCACTTAAATAGGAGGTTGTTTTTCTATTAAAAAAAATCATCATTGTCTCATGCTTGTAATTTTCTGATTTTATGTATCTTGTATGTAAAAATTGAAAGATGCAGTCTAAAGAAGAAAATACTAGGTTAAGTTCGTTTTATAGAGAAAGGTTTGATTCATTTTTGATTAATTTGTCCGTGGCCAAACAAATTAAAGAAGAGGACATTCACAAGTTGCGTGTTGATATTAAATACATACGCAGCTTACTGCTATTGATTGAAGAATTTGATTTGGATACTGATGTAGGCTCGAAGCTATTGAAACAGTTGAAAGGTATATTTAATAGTGCCGGTAAACTTCGTGCGCTTCAAGTTTCTAAATCATTATTGTTAAACAGTAATATTGATATACCTTCCGGGATAATGCATGTTTTAGATGATGGGCTGAATTCGAGTGGTGAAAATTTTAAAGATAAATTATCTAAATTCGAGATTCTTACGTTTAAAAAAAGAGTAACAAGTTTATGCTCTCTATTAGATCAGGTGAATATTTCAGTGCTGAAAATAAAAGGAGACAGTATTATTCATGATGAATTGGAAATAGTAAACAAGTTATTTAATTCATCACAAGGAGAGGAATATCATCATGAAATCAGAAAATTACTTAAGGTTGTTAAGTCTCTACAGCAATTACTGCTCACCTTGCAGGACGATGAGAAAAGAAAACAGGCTTTAGAAATTGTAAATTTAACCGAAACATTACTAGGTAATTGGCACAATTACCTGGTAATGGATAAGTTCTTGATTAAACTGGACAAGGAATTAACTCAACCTGCTGTGAAGAGAACTCTTAAAAACTTAAAAAATCAGAACAATAAACTAAAGCTGGAATTTAAAAATGAAGCTGATAAATACTTGAGGAAGCATTTCTAGTTTTTACGTCTAAATATGTTTTTAATTTTTTGATAAATTGATTTTTTCTCATTTCTACGTGTTTCCCGTCTTGCTTTTCGTTTCATTAATTTATCTTCATCTGTTGTTGCAACACCAAATAAATGATCGAAAAAGTTTGATTCCGGGGGCAAATAGTGCGGCATATCCAAGTCTGCCAAAATATTACTGTCAGGTTTTGCAATAGATGAATCTGTATAGCGTTTAAAGTTTTTATTTGTGCTTAATTTATTCATGAATTTACCGTAAATGGGTAAAGCCATACTTGCTCCTTGTCCAAGGCTTAAAGAGTTAAAATGAATACGCATATCTTCGGCACCAACCCATGCTCCAGCCACTAAATTGGAATTGTAACCAATATACCAACCGTCTGCCTGATCTTGTGTAGTACCTGTTTTTCCGGCTAATTCGCCCTTTAATCCATAAACTGAACGAAGTGATTTTGCCGTACCATCATTTACTACAGCCTGCAGCATATAATTAATAATGTCGGCATTTTGAGGAGATATTACAAACCTGTTTTCTTCCCTTTCAGCCGAAAGGTCTACAATTAAATTACCCTTGTGATCTTCAATTTTTGATATGTAGTAAGGATCTGTGTGCACACCTCTGTTAGCCAGTGTAGCATAAACCTGAATCATTTCAAACAAAGAAATATTCGCAGTACCCAAGGCTAGAGATGGTACTTTTGGCAAGCTGCTGTCAATTCCCATTTCTTCAGCCAGCACTATGGTATTGCGTATTCCGGTTTCCAAAAGAACATCTACAGCAATTGTGTTTACCGATTCTGCAAGAGCTCCTTCCATGCTGTAACTTCCTTCGTAAAGGTTATCTGCATTACGTGGCGACCAATTATCGTATTCGTCATAAATTTTGCGTTCGTTGGGAAGGTACTCAAAAGGGGAAATTCCTTCTTCCAAAGCGGCAGTATAAACAATTGGCTTAAATATCGATCCTACCTGCCGCTTTGCTTTTACATGATCATATTTAAAATGATCAAAATCGATTCCGCCAACCCAGGCTTTAATTTTGCCGGTATGAGGTTCCATGGCTAAAAATCCGGTATTTAATATTTGGATGTAATGTTTTATAGAGTCAAGAGGAGACATTTTTACAGTTTTATCTCCATTCCAGGTGAAAATTTTCATGTTCACCTTCTCGGTAAATATTTTATTAATTTCCGATGTTGATTTTCCTTTTAGCTTAAGGGATTTGTAACGGTCAGATCGTAATTTTGCATCCTCTATTACATCTGTATTTTCTCCCCAGGGAGATTTTTTGCCCCAATGTTGAACGAATTGGGTTTGCAAACCTTTCATGTGTTCTGCAACTGCTTTTTCTGCATGCATTTGCATTCTAGCATCTAGTGTAGTAATGATGTTTAGTCCATCACGATAAATATCATAGTAGGTACCATCTTCTTTTGGGTGTTTTTTTAATATTGTATTTGTTTCAATTCTTATTTTTTCGCGAAGATATGACGCCAGACCTGTTTGTGTTGATTGCTTCTGATAATTGAT is a genomic window containing:
- a CDS encoding family 20 glycosylhydrolase, encoding MNSLNSKAQSNSLVSIVPKPASIVSSQGSFLIGENTKLVFFSEVENSAVLADYLSGQISELTGLRISNKISDNISSANVISFKQVNDKLWGSEEYSIIIDEKGIAIEAASGNGFFYGIQSLLQLIPLQGALELPFVKILDAPRYPYRGMHLDVCRHFFSVDFIKKYIDLMAMYKMNTFHWHLTEDQGWRIEIKKYPKLTEVGAWRTEKDGSRYGGFYTQEQIKEIVAYASDRFITVIPEIELPGHSVAALAAYPELACNKGPFEVENEWGVFDDVYCAGKESTFEFLQNVMLEVIELFPSKYIHIGGDECPKASWEKCPLCQKRMKEEGLKDEHELQSYFIQRMEKFLLTKDRKIIGWDEILEGGLAPEATVMSWRGIKGGIEAAKQHHDVIMTPGTHCYFDHYQDVNYIEPTAIGGFTSLQKVYEFEPTPSELNEDEAKYILGAQANVWTEYMQTSDQVEYMLAPRICALAEVVWSAKGQRNWNDFQDRMNHQYKLLHKYEINTFIQAPHGGVNKNFFFNKMEMPLEVKLQDAEIRYTLDGTDPDIYSTIYKEAIELQTTTLVKAQSFHESGAKSRIRNIGCIKIEPLVSDTISELNEGLKYKILKGKFSSIHNVIEEEVINCGIVEELKFPENIEEEFYAVEITGYLTIDENATYTFYNYSVDPALFSIGKHVVIESDGLNSRFERRGRIYLKQGVYPIRMLLVKNTPYANQKLTWSSKLFDQMSIPSTHLCH
- a CDS encoding CHAD domain-containing protein; amino-acid sequence: MQSKEENTRLSSFYRERFDSFLINLSVAKQIKEEDIHKLRVDIKYIRSLLLLIEEFDLDTDVGSKLLKQLKGIFNSAGKLRALQVSKSLLLNSNIDIPSGIMHVLDDGLNSSGENFKDKLSKFEILTFKKRVTSLCSLLDQVNISVLKIKGDSIIHDELEIVNKLFNSSQGEEYHHEIRKLLKVVKSLQQLLLTLQDDEKRKQALEIVNLTETLLGNWHNYLVMDKFLIKLDKELTQPAVKRTLKNLKNQNNKLKLEFKNEADKYLRKHF
- a CDS encoding transglycosylase domain-containing protein, whose translation is MATAKKPFKGKTTSKKKNNSNKKNTEKRSFSNYLIRFLGFGLLLFLTTIGILLGSVYIGLWGKLPDYYTLKNIKNANASEIYSEDGVILGRVYAENRTNVNFKDISPDAINALIATEDARFYQHQGIDQRSLMRVLVKSLVLGDKSSGGGSTLSQQLSKNLYPRGNFGPLSMPVNKIKETITASRLEKIYSKKEILQLYLNTVSFGENVFGIESASRQFFSKPASKLEIHECAVLIGMLKAPTSYNPRLHTERSKQRRNIVLSQMAKYKFITDSELNKIQARPLIINYQKQSTQTGLASYLREKIRIETNTILKKHPKEDGTYYDIYRDGLNIITTLDARMQMHAEKAVAEHMKGLQTQFVQHWGKKSPWGENTDVIEDAKLRSDRYKSLKLKGKSTSEINKIFTEKVNMKIFTWNGDKTVKMSPLDSIKHYIQILNTGFLAMEPHTGKIKAWVGGIDFDHFKYDHVKAKRQVGSIFKPIVYTAALEEGISPFEYLPNERKIYDEYDNWSPRNADNLYEGSYSMEGALAESVNTIAVDVLLETGIRNTIVLAEEMGIDSSLPKVPSLALGTANISLFEMIQVYATLANRGVHTDPYYISKIEDHKGNLIVDLSAEREENRFVISPQNADIINYMLQAVVNDGTAKSLRSVYGLKGELAGKTGTTQDQADGWYIGYNSNLVAGAWVGAEDMRIHFNSLSLGQGASMALPIYGKFMNKLSTNKNFKRYTDSSIAKPDSNILADLDMPHYLPPESNFFDHLFGVATTDEDKLMKRKARRETRRNEKKSIYQKIKNIFRRKN